In a genomic window of Urocitellus parryii isolate mUroPar1 chromosome 11, mUroPar1.hap1, whole genome shotgun sequence:
- the LOC144249375 gene encoding vomeronasal type-1 receptor 90-like: protein MNITNKLYDYTGIRNAFFSEVGLGISANSILLLFHIFTFLLHNRLKPTDLIIALLALVHIGMMTILGYIATDVALSQDFWDDIKCKLVIYLHRFLRGFSICATCLLSVLQAITLSPRSSCLAKFKHKSPQQTLCVLVFLWAFYMSLSAHFSLSSNAIPNVTSNVIVFITEPCKIVQMSYFFRHLFSVLGVFRDVFLIGLMALSSGYMVALLCRHRRHVQHLHNTRLSPKASPVQRATWTILLLMSLFVLMYCLDNIFSSSRTTGNNDPVYYHIHMMVANGYATTSPMLLICTEKQIINFLKSLWVKIAHT from the coding sequence ATGAATATCACCAACAAACTCTATGATTATACTGGCataagaaatgcatttttctctGAAGTTGGCCTTGGGATCTCAGCCAACTCCATCCTCCTTCTCTTCCACATCTTCACATTCCTCCTCCACAACAGGCTCAAGCCCACTGACCTGATCATTGCTCTCTTGGCCCTAGTCCACATAGGGATGATGACAATTTTGGGGTACATAGCTACAGATGTTGCTCTTTCTCAGGATTTTTGGGATGACATCAAGTGTAAATTGGTGATCTACTTGCACAGGTTTCTGAGGGGCTTCTCCATTTGTGCCACCTGCCTGCTGAGTGTCCTCCAGGCCAtcaccctcagccccagaagCTCCTGCTTGGCCAAGTTCAAACATAAATCCCCACAGCAGACCCTGTGTGTCCTTGTTTTCCTGTGGGCCTTCTACATGTCCTTGAGTGCTCACTTCTCCTTGTCCTCTAATGCTATTCCCAATGTGACCTCAAATGTCATTGTGTTTATTACTGAACCCTGCAAAATTGTCCAAATGAGTTACTTCTTCaggcatttattttctgtattaggTGTATTCCGGGATGTTTTTCTCATAGGGTTAATGGCCCTCTCGAGTGGGTACATGGTGGCCCTCCTGTGCAGGCATAGGAGGCACGTCCAGCACCTTCACAACACCAGGCTTTCACCAAAAGCATCCCCTGTGCAGAGGGCCACCTGGACCATCCTGCTGCTCATGAGTTTATTTGTGCTCATGTACTGTTTGGACAACATCTTCTCGTCCTCAAGAACTACGGGGAACAATGACCCAGTTTATTATCATATCCATATGATGGTGGCCAATGGCTATGCCACAACCAGTCCTATGCTGCTGATCTGCACTGAAAAACAAATCATTAACTTTTTGAAATCTTTGTGGGTGAAGATAGCGCATACTTAA